In the genome of Olsenella profusa DSM 13989, one region contains:
- the upp gene encoding uracil phosphoribosyltransferase, which produces MDFDTTRFTIIDHPLVQHKLHILRDRDTGTKQFRELVTELAIFEGYEAMRDFPLEDVQVETPLEVTTCKRISGKKVAIIPILRAGLGMVDGLLSLVPSARVGHVGMYRDPDTHEPHQYYCKFPPDVESRICLIVDPMLATGGSLTAAIRFLRDAGVKDIRALTLVSAPEGVKAVLDFDSDVHLYTCALDRQLNESAYILPGLGDAGDRIYGTK; this is translated from the coding sequence ATGGACTTCGACACAACGCGCTTCACCATCATCGATCACCCGCTCGTGCAGCACAAGCTGCACATCCTGCGCGACAGGGACACGGGTACCAAGCAGTTCCGCGAGCTGGTCACCGAGCTCGCCATCTTCGAGGGCTACGAGGCCATGCGCGACTTCCCGCTCGAGGACGTCCAGGTGGAGACCCCGCTCGAGGTCACCACCTGCAAGCGCATCTCGGGCAAGAAGGTTGCCATCATCCCCATCCTGCGTGCCGGCCTGGGCATGGTTGATGGCCTGCTCTCCCTCGTCCCCTCCGCGCGCGTGGGACACGTGGGCATGTACCGCGATCCCGACACGCACGAGCCACACCAGTACTACTGCAAGTTCCCGCCCGACGTGGAGAGCCGCATCTGCCTCATCGTCGACCCCATGCTGGCGACGGGAGGCTCACTCACCGCGGCCATCAGGTTCCTGCGCGATGCCGGCGTCAAGGACATCCGCGCCCTCACGCTGGTGAGCGCCCCCGAGGGCGTGAAGGCGGTCCTGGACTTCGATTCGGACGTGCACCTGTACACCTGCGCGCTCGACCGTCAGCTCAACGAGAGCGCCTATATCCTGCCCGGCCTCGGTGACGCGGGCGATCGCATCTACGGCACCAAGTAG
- the rpiB gene encoding ribose 5-phosphate isomerase B yields the protein MRIAIASDHGGFEQKGPLAEHIESLGHEVMDMGPTTDARCDYPDYADKVARHVAAGKADRGVLICGTGIGMALAADKVPGIRAANIQTPQFAELFREHNDGNVLCLSGRFTSLATNEEIVDVFLTQEWAGGRHTQRVEKIAREDDPGFTGVGEDFGLS from the coding sequence ATGAGAATCGCCATTGCGTCCGATCACGGTGGCTTCGAGCAGAAGGGGCCCCTCGCCGAGCATATCGAGTCCCTCGGCCACGAGGTCATGGACATGGGGCCCACCACGGACGCCCGCTGCGACTATCCCGACTACGCCGACAAGGTCGCGCGCCATGTGGCCGCTGGCAAGGCCGACCGCGGCGTCCTCATCTGCGGCACGGGCATCGGCATGGCGCTTGCCGCCGACAAGGTGCCCGGCATACGTGCCGCCAACATCCAGACGCCCCAGTTCGCCGAGCTCTTCCGCGAGCACAACGACGGCAACGTGCTGTGCCTGTCGGGCCGCTTCACGTCGCTTGCGACGAACGAGGAGATCGTGGACGTCTTCCTCACCCAGGAATGGGCGGGAGGGCGTCACACCCAGCGCGTCGAGAAGATCGCGCGCGAGGATGATCCCGGCTTCACGGGGGTGGGCGAGGACTTCGGGCTAAGCTGA
- the atpC gene encoding ATP synthase F1 subunit epsilon codes for MAELTCQFVRPDRLLFEGPVQSLVLVTASGELGVWPGHAAEICALGDGVVRLNLREEDGGGTTHIIISGGYAEIGGEEVIILADHARRSDDIEPDVVRDTREAAFDARDALPERDSRRAYYDEKIKWCNLLLKHAQDTAVTPDA; via the coding sequence ATGGCGGAGCTTACCTGTCAGTTCGTGCGCCCGGATCGGCTCCTCTTCGAGGGGCCCGTCCAGAGCCTGGTGCTGGTCACGGCCTCCGGCGAGCTGGGTGTGTGGCCCGGCCATGCGGCCGAGATCTGCGCGCTGGGCGATGGCGTCGTGCGTCTCAACCTGCGCGAGGAGGACGGTGGCGGCACCACCCACATCATCATCTCGGGCGGCTATGCCGAGATAGGCGGCGAGGAGGTCATCATCCTGGCCGACCATGCCCGGCGCTCCGATGACATCGAGCCCGACGTGGTGCGCGACACGCGCGAGGCCGCATTTGACGCGCGCGACGCCCTTCCCGAGCGTGACAGCCGCCGCGCGTATTACGATGAGAAGATCAAGTGGTGTAACCTGCTGCTGAAGCATGCGCAGGACACGGCGGTGACGCCTGACGCCTAG
- the prmC gene encoding peptide chain release factor N(5)-glutamine methyltransferase, translating to MSQVRQETWTVRRMLEWCVGYLEGHGDEHPRLSAEWLVSDATGLSRVEIYTNFDRPLSQQELSAMHDAVLRRGAGEPLQYVTGEMPFRHIVLRCERGVLIPRPETEVLVDAALEGVDGAVAAGHAAQVLEVGVGTGCISCSVASERPGTHVTATDLSPAAVGLAERNRDALGLTRVIDLVECDLASGVSPELMGTFDVLVSNPPYIPSAVVATLPHEVVGHEPGLALDGGDDGLDVLRRLLELAPRTLRPGGMLCCELFETTVETAAELCRAQGGWATVEVREDLTRRPRVLVAVREGSLAEGGALVRPDRIMAVDQGAPNPGLVRDVARLLVGGGVVVMPTDSVYGIGCAAMPHNPGLGRVFAIKRRDLGQTLPWLVADPSDLMLYGADVPAGAQLLARELWPGALTLVVRAGPLVPAEYARGGTIALRCPDSSLVRALAREVGVPLAVTSANTHGEASATSGATVEGRLVEEADLTLDGGPAPLAVASTIVDCTGAEPRILREGAISPARIRSALAQA from the coding sequence GTGTCCCAGGTTCGACAGGAGACATGGACCGTGAGGCGCATGCTCGAGTGGTGCGTGGGATACCTGGAGGGGCATGGTGACGAGCACCCGCGGCTCTCCGCCGAGTGGCTCGTCTCCGATGCCACGGGCCTCTCCCGCGTGGAGATCTACACCAACTTCGACCGGCCCCTTTCCCAGCAGGAGCTGTCTGCCATGCACGACGCCGTGCTGCGGCGCGGCGCGGGCGAGCCGCTGCAATACGTGACGGGCGAGATGCCCTTCCGCCACATCGTGCTGCGCTGCGAGCGCGGCGTGCTCATCCCGCGTCCCGAGACGGAGGTGCTCGTGGACGCGGCGCTCGAGGGCGTGGATGGCGCGGTGGCTGCCGGCCATGCGGCCCAGGTGCTCGAGGTGGGCGTGGGAACCGGCTGCATCAGCTGCTCTGTGGCATCGGAGCGTCCGGGCACGCACGTGACGGCCACGGACCTCTCGCCTGCAGCCGTGGGCCTGGCGGAGCGCAACCGCGACGCCCTGGGCCTTACGCGCGTCATCGACCTCGTCGAATGCGACCTGGCGTCGGGCGTCAGCCCAGAGCTCATGGGCACCTTTGACGTGCTCGTCTCCAACCCGCCCTACATCCCCAGCGCCGTGGTGGCCACGCTGCCCCATGAGGTCGTGGGCCATGAGCCCGGACTGGCGCTTGATGGCGGAGACGACGGGCTCGATGTGCTCCGTCGCCTGCTCGAGCTCGCCCCACGGACGCTGCGGCCGGGTGGCATGCTCTGCTGCGAGCTCTTCGAGACCACCGTGGAGACGGCGGCCGAGCTCTGTCGGGCCCAGGGTGGCTGGGCGACGGTCGAGGTGCGCGAGGACCTCACGCGACGGCCGCGCGTGCTCGTGGCCGTGCGCGAGGGAAGCCTCGCCGAGGGGGGAGCGCTCGTGAGGCCCGACAGGATCATGGCCGTCGACCAGGGCGCGCCCAACCCCGGCCTCGTGCGTGACGTCGCGCGGCTGCTGGTGGGTGGCGGCGTGGTGGTCATGCCCACGGACTCCGTGTACGGCATAGGCTGCGCGGCCATGCCCCACAACCCCGGCCTGGGACGCGTCTTCGCCATCAAGCGGCGCGACCTCGGCCAGACGCTGCCCTGGCTGGTGGCCGACCCCAGCGACCTCATGCTCTACGGCGCGGACGTGCCCGCAGGGGCCCAGCTGCTGGCACGGGAGCTCTGGCCGGGGGCGCTTACGCTCGTGGTCAGGGCGGGTCCGCTCGTGCCGGCGGAGTACGCGCGTGGGGGGACCATCGCCCTGCGCTGCCCCGACTCGAGCCTCGTGCGCGCCCTTGCGCGCGAGGTGGGGGTTCCCCTGGCCGTCACCAGCGCGAACACACATGGCGAGGCCTCGGCGACGAGTGGCGCCACCGTGGAGGGACGCCTGGTGGAGGAGGCCGACCTCACGCTCGACGGGGGCCCTGCCCCCCTTGCCGTGGCATCGACCATCGTGGACTGCACGGGCGCGGAGCCGCGCATCCTGCGCGAGGGGGCCATCTCCCCGGCACGGATCCGCTCCGCCCTCGCCCAGGCGTAG
- the atpA gene encoding F0F1 ATP synthase subunit alpha gives MSTLQRELASIRSTVDRQEASVVTEVGDGIAHISGLKSAMAGELLEFTSSSTGNSVYGLAQNLDVDEVGAVLFGEVDSIREGDECRTTGRVMDIPVGRAMLGRVVNPLGQPIDGLGAIDVDGRRPIEFKAPGIMERQPVCEPVQTGLMSIDAMVPIGRGQRELIIGDRKTGKTAIAIDAIVNQRDTDMLCIYVAIGQKASTVAAIRETLARQDVLDKTIIVAATAADSAPLQYIAPMAGAAIGEYFMYNDENGHPADEAHRGGHVLVVYDDLSKQAVAYRQMSLTLHRPPGREAYPGDIFYLHSRLLERACKMSDENGGGSLTALPIIETQEGDVSAYIPTNVISITDGQIYLQSNLFFQGQRPAVDVGISVSRVGGAAQLPAMKQVAGTLRLDLASYREKQAFAQFGSDLDATTQYQLNHGAHMMEMLKQGRYAALDAADQAIAIYAAKGDFLDDIDLDHVTLFRDNLAKYMADNHPGVRNLVMGGKITDELGERINHHVASFKKAFLQEHPNRSTVAEVAATPDSLAAGTDAKGQE, from the coding sequence ATGAGCACGCTCCAGCGGGAGCTTGCGAGCATTCGCTCCACCGTCGACCGTCAGGAGGCCTCGGTGGTCACCGAGGTGGGCGACGGCATCGCGCACATCAGTGGCCTCAAGAGCGCCATGGCGGGCGAGCTTTTGGAGTTCACCAGCTCCAGCACGGGCAACAGCGTGTATGGCCTCGCCCAGAACCTCGACGTGGACGAGGTCGGTGCCGTACTCTTTGGCGAGGTCGACTCGATCCGCGAGGGTGACGAGTGCCGCACCACCGGTCGCGTCATGGACATTCCGGTCGGCCGTGCCATGCTCGGACGCGTGGTGAACCCCCTCGGCCAGCCCATCGACGGCCTTGGTGCCATCGATGTGGACGGGCGCCGCCCCATCGAGTTCAAGGCGCCGGGCATCATGGAGCGCCAGCCCGTGTGCGAGCCCGTCCAGACGGGGCTTATGTCCATCGATGCCATGGTGCCCATCGGCCGTGGCCAGCGCGAGCTCATCATCGGCGATCGCAAGACGGGCAAGACGGCCATCGCCATCGACGCCATCGTCAACCAGCGCGATACCGACATGCTCTGCATCTACGTCGCCATCGGCCAGAAGGCCTCGACGGTCGCGGCCATCAGGGAGACCCTGGCCCGTCAGGACGTCCTGGACAAGACCATCATCGTTGCCGCGACGGCGGCCGACTCTGCACCGTTGCAGTACATCGCTCCCATGGCCGGCGCGGCCATCGGCGAGTACTTCATGTACAACGACGAGAACGGCCATCCTGCGGACGAGGCGCATCGTGGCGGTCACGTGCTGGTGGTCTACGACGACCTCTCCAAGCAGGCCGTCGCCTATCGTCAGATGTCACTGACGCTGCACCGCCCACCCGGGCGCGAGGCCTATCCCGGCGACATCTTCTACCTGCACTCTCGTCTGCTCGAGCGCGCCTGCAAGATGTCCGACGAGAACGGCGGCGGCTCGCTGACGGCCCTCCCGATCATCGAGACCCAGGAGGGCGATGTCTCGGCGTACATCCCCACCAACGTGATCTCCATCACCGACGGCCAGATCTACCTGCAGTCCAACCTCTTCTTCCAGGGGCAGAGGCCAGCCGTCGACGTGGGCATCTCGGTGTCGCGCGTCGGTGGTGCCGCGCAGCTTCCCGCCATGAAGCAGGTTGCCGGCACGCTGCGCCTCGACCTCGCCTCCTATCGCGAGAAGCAGGCGTTCGCACAGTTCGGCTCCGACCTCGATGCCACCACGCAGTACCAGCTCAACCATGGTGCGCACATGATGGAGATGCTCAAGCAGGGCAGGTACGCCGCGCTTGACGCCGCCGACCAGGCCATCGCCATCTACGCTGCCAAGGGCGACTTCCTCGATGACATCGACCTCGACCACGTCACGCTCTTCCGCGATAACCTGGCCAAGTACATGGCCGATAACCATCCGGGCGTGCGCAACCTGGTCATGGGGGGCAAGATCACGGACGAGCTGGGCGAGCGCATCAATCATCACGTCGCCTCCTTCAAGAAGGCCTTCCTGCAGGAGCATCCCAACCGGTCGACGGTTGCCGAAGTCGCCGCGACACCCGACAGCCTGGCGGCGGGCACAGACGCAAAGGGCCAGGAGTAG
- the atpB gene encoding F0F1 ATP synthase subunit A produces MAAGAADSPLDQLGGAMDELLDSFSTHVLQGNTNFGFTNYIFWMLVALTLMLVTIFVFRAKQRRSLVPQGFFVNGMECLFEFIRDDMCRSILGDTWKRHYSFLAALFLFIVANSIVGVIPGCHPGTGSIGVTSALAICSFVYFIAVGIKRMGVLGYLKSLAPEGIHGIAAAPLWIIEAFSTFLRLITLAVRLFCNMFAGHVVMGAFAILASLFFQPLLQQVSVIALGNAAASVFWILLLIIIYMVEILVGVIQAYVFTLLSSVYIQLVENESEPEEEKAVGK; encoded by the coding sequence ATGGCAGCAGGTGCTGCCGACAGCCCCCTGGATCAGCTCGGCGGTGCGATGGACGAGCTGCTCGACAGCTTCAGCACCCATGTGCTCCAGGGCAACACCAACTTCGGCTTCACCAACTACATCTTCTGGATGCTGGTTGCCCTCACGCTCATGCTCGTCACCATCTTCGTGTTTCGTGCCAAGCAGAGGAGGAGCCTGGTTCCGCAGGGATTCTTCGTCAACGGCATGGAATGCCTCTTCGAGTTCATCCGTGATGACATGTGCAGGTCCATCCTGGGAGACACCTGGAAGAGGCACTACTCCTTCCTGGCGGCGCTCTTCCTCTTCATCGTCGCCAACAGCATCGTGGGCGTCATTCCCGGCTGCCATCCCGGGACCGGTTCCATCGGCGTGACGTCCGCGCTGGCCATCTGCTCGTTCGTCTACTTCATCGCCGTGGGCATCAAACGCATGGGTGTCCTGGGGTATCTCAAGAGCCTGGCTCCCGAGGGCATCCATGGCATCGCCGCCGCCCCCCTCTGGATCATCGAGGCCTTCTCGACGTTCCTGCGCCTCATCACCCTCGCCGTCCGACTCTTCTGCAACATGTTCGCCGGACACGTGGTCATGGGCGCCTTCGCCATCCTGGCGTCGCTCTTCTTCCAGCCCCTGCTGCAGCAGGTCTCCGTCATCGCCCTTGGCAATGCCGCGGCCTCCGTCTTCTGGATCCTGCTGCTCATCATCATCTACATGGTGGAGATCCTCGTGGGCGTCATTCAGGCATACGTCTTCACGCTGCTCTCGTCCGTCTACATCCAATTGGTCGAGAATGAGAGCGAGCCCGAGGAAGAGAAGGCTGTAGGCAAGTAG
- the atpF gene encoding F0F1 ATP synthase subunit B, with protein MDRNMKGLGRVGAAALASAAMTMQFPTVALADSPSGTDLLLPKPAEFVPALIAFLVIWAVLAKFALPSIVEMMEKRQQKIQNDLDEAQQAKVKAVEEQKEYEARIAEAHRQAERIIADAKREAEEERSRVLAKAQRDAAGVIAKAHGAVSSERKKAMIELSGQVVNLSVEIASKIIGNDLSEDEQRRLAERYLAEVSTRDDR; from the coding sequence ATGGACAGGAACATGAAGGGGTTGGGGCGCGTGGGGGCGGCGGCGCTCGCATCCGCCGCGATGACGATGCAGTTCCCCACAGTGGCGCTCGCGGATTCTCCGAGTGGCACCGATCTGCTGCTACCCAAGCCCGCCGAGTTCGTTCCCGCGCTCATCGCCTTTCTCGTCATCTGGGCGGTTCTGGCCAAGTTCGCACTGCCCTCCATCGTCGAGATGATGGAGAAGCGCCAGCAGAAGATCCAGAACGACCTTGATGAGGCCCAGCAGGCCAAGGTCAAGGCGGTCGAGGAGCAGAAGGAGTACGAGGCGCGGATCGCCGAGGCCCATAGGCAGGCGGAGCGGATCATTGCCGACGCCAAGCGCGAGGCCGAGGAGGAGCGCTCCCGTGTGCTGGCAAAGGCGCAACGGGACGCAGCCGGGGTCATCGCCAAGGCACATGGCGCCGTAAGCTCCGAGCGCAAGAAGGCCATGATCGAGCTCTCGGGCCAGGTGGTCAACCTGTCCGTGGAGATTGCCAGCAAGATCATCGGCAACGACCTCAGTGAGGACGAGCAGCGCAGGCTCGCAGAGCGCTATCTCGCGGAAGTGAGCACACGAGATGACAGGTAA
- the atpE gene encoding ATP synthase F0 subunit C, which produces MGVIGYGLGVIGAGIGIGLSAYGATTAMARQPEMQGRLFTTFILGSAFVEALALIGFVVSLIVH; this is translated from the coding sequence GTGGGAGTCATCGGATATGGTCTTGGTGTTATTGGTGCCGGCATCGGCATCGGTCTTTCTGCCTATGGCGCAACGACCGCAATGGCCCGTCAGCCCGAGATGCAAGGCCGTCTGTTCACTACCTTCATTCTTGGCTCCGCGTTCGTCGAGGCCCTGGCCCTTATCGGATTCGTCGTTTCGCTGATCGTCCATTAG
- the atpG gene encoding ATP synthase F1 subunit gamma, translating into MANLREIQRRMGSITSTMQITRTMQMISTARIQKALVRAEDAAPYKDAITNMLANVAAAGFDSSQPLLRTYAQERHVLFILVASDRGLAGGFNILQQRAVEREMRALAARGVASSIITCGRKPTEYFTYRKIKPVLSFEGSSSEPTRDQAARIASYAMDGYAAGTIDRVMLLYWHAKNRVDQTQVTEQILPITKERLLMPNRPRTPEAMGEVGRHAYTDYAFEPSAHEVLGYLMPAYFRTVIYHALLDSAAAEHGARRRAMQSATDNAKEVLSTLGRTYNRERQGAITTELNEIIGGASALEDN; encoded by the coding sequence ATGGCTAACCTTCGCGAAATACAGAGGCGCATGGGCTCCATCACGAGCACGATGCAGATCACCCGCACCATGCAGATGATCTCCACGGCGCGCATCCAGAAGGCGCTGGTCCGTGCGGAGGATGCCGCCCCCTACAAGGATGCCATCACCAACATGCTGGCGAACGTGGCGGCTGCGGGGTTCGACAGCTCGCAGCCTCTCCTGCGCACGTACGCCCAGGAGAGGCACGTGCTCTTCATCCTCGTGGCGTCAGACCGTGGGTTGGCCGGTGGGTTCAACATCCTCCAGCAGCGTGCGGTCGAGCGCGAGATGCGTGCCCTTGCCGCCAGGGGCGTCGCCTCCTCCATCATCACCTGCGGGCGCAAGCCTACGGAGTACTTCACCTACCGCAAGATCAAGCCCGTCCTCTCCTTCGAGGGCAGCTCCTCGGAGCCCACGCGAGACCAGGCGGCACGCATCGCCTCCTACGCGATGGACGGCTATGCCGCGGGCACCATCGACCGCGTGATGCTGCTGTACTGGCATGCCAAGAACCGCGTCGACCAGACGCAGGTCACCGAGCAGATCCTCCCCATCACCAAGGAACGCCTGCTCATGCCCAACCGTCCGCGCACGCCCGAGGCGATGGGCGAGGTGGGCAGGCATGCCTACACCGACTACGCCTTCGAGCCGTCGGCACACGAGGTGCTGGGATACCTCATGCCCGCCTACTTCAGGACGGTCATCTACCATGCGCTGCTCGACTCCGCCGCCGCAGAGCACGGGGCCCGACGCAGGGCCATGCAATCGGCGACGGACAACGCCAAGGAGGTGCTCTCGACCTTGGGTCGCACGTACAACCGCGAGCGCCAGGGCGCCATCACCACGGAGCTCAACGAGATCATCGGCGGCGCTTCCGCATTGGAGGACAACTAA
- a CDS encoding ATP-binding protein, giving the protein MEWLQRWQGKRVIKVVTGLRRSGKSCVFELFRDVLRSQGVPDSNIHDINFESLDEEYPAEARGLYRYLMQRLGPGTNYVFLDEVQHVRDFERAVDGLALRDDIDLYITGSNAYLLSGELATLLTGRYVELHLLPFSFAEFLSARPRDSNPEVEFNRFLTYGGMPFSARLDDERSILDYLGGVFSTIVLEDVARRYPRMDMRSFRDTAAFLADNIGSITSRKRIAAGLASAGAKATATTVGSYLDILVENYLLFKAARYDLRGHEHLATLEKYYLGDLGFRFWLLGKAQGDVGHRIENAVYLELLRRYRTVSIGKLGTTEVDFVAMGDSGPEYFQVAQTVLPDATREREFRPLRSLADNYPKTVLALDRVGTGDYDGIRQESIIDWMLGTSR; this is encoded by the coding sequence ATGGAATGGCTGCAGCGCTGGCAGGGCAAGAGGGTCATCAAGGTCGTCACCGGACTGCGACGCAGCGGGAAGTCCTGTGTCTTCGAGCTGTTCCGGGACGTGCTGCGCTCACAGGGGGTCCCAGACTCGAACATCCATGACATCAACTTCGAGAGCCTTGACGAAGAGTATCCCGCCGAGGCGCGAGGGCTGTACCGCTACCTCATGCAGCGCCTTGGTCCCGGCACAAACTATGTCTTCCTGGACGAGGTCCAGCACGTCAGGGACTTCGAACGCGCCGTCGACGGACTCGCGCTTCGCGATGACATCGACCTTTACATCACAGGCTCGAACGCATACCTGCTCTCCGGCGAGCTTGCGACGCTTCTTACGGGTCGCTATGTGGAGTTGCACCTGCTTCCCTTCTCCTTTGCGGAGTTCCTGAGCGCACGGCCCCGTGACTCCAACCCCGAAGTGGAGTTCAATCGGTTTCTCACCTACGGCGGCATGCCCTTCTCCGCACGGCTGGATGACGAGCGCAGCATCCTCGACTACCTGGGAGGCGTATTCAGCACCATTGTCCTCGAAGACGTGGCACGAAGGTACCCCCGCATGGATATGCGCTCCTTCAGGGACACCGCGGCATTTCTGGCCGACAACATCGGCAGCATCACCTCGCGCAAGCGCATTGCCGCGGGACTCGCATCGGCCGGCGCAAAGGCGACAGCCACCACCGTCGGTAGCTACCTGGACATCCTTGTCGAGAACTACCTCCTCTTCAAGGCAGCGCGCTATGACCTGCGGGGACATGAGCATCTGGCCACCCTCGAGAAATACTACCTCGGTGACCTTGGTTTCAGGTTCTGGCTGCTCGGGAAGGCGCAAGGGGACGTGGGGCATCGCATCGAGAACGCCGTCTACCTCGAGCTCCTGCGACGCTACCGTACGGTCTCGATCGGCAAGCTGGGAACCACCGAGGTCGACTTCGTGGCCATGGGCGACTCCGGGCCCGAGTACTTCCAGGTCGCACAGACCGTGCTTCCCGATGCGACGCGAGAGCGCGAGTTCAGACCACTCCGGTCGCTTGCGGACAACTATCCCAAGACCGTCCTCGCCCTTGACCGCGTGGGCACGGGAGACTACGACGGCATACGGCAGGAGAGCATCATCGACTGGATGCTCGGAACGAGCCGATAG
- a CDS encoding F0F1 ATP synthase subunit delta, which translates to MTGNRSDNGKVEAYARALIEAGRGEDRANADLRQWEHASKFSPEVLETLATMRASGDDALIRAVSRRYKEILDSEDETVSVSVTTSVPMDDALRQKAIEKTSRELGAPVYLIEHVDPSILGGIVIEARGKRHDASIRAQLAHIRKQLASTFIGSDEQ; encoded by the coding sequence ATGACAGGTAACCGTAGCGACAATGGCAAGGTGGAGGCATATGCCCGCGCCCTCATCGAAGCGGGGCGCGGGGAGGACAGGGCCAACGCCGACCTCAGGCAGTGGGAGCATGCAAGCAAGTTCTCGCCGGAGGTCCTCGAGACCCTTGCCACCATGCGCGCAAGCGGAGACGACGCCCTCATCAGGGCCGTCTCCCGCCGCTACAAGGAGATACTCGACAGCGAGGACGAGACCGTCTCGGTGAGCGTCACCACGTCGGTCCCCATGGACGATGCCCTGCGCCAGAAGGCTATCGAAAAGACCAGCAGGGAGCTCGGGGCACCCGTCTACCTCATCGAGCATGTCGACCCCTCCATCCTCGGGGGCATTGTCATCGAGGCCCGCGGCAAGCGCCACGACGCATCCATCCGTGCGCAGCTTGCGCATATCCGCAAGCAGCTCGCCTCGACCTTCATCGGAAGTGATGAGCAGTGA
- the atpD gene encoding F0F1 ATP synthase subunit beta — protein sequence MEEQRTALEEAAYNHLNHSVGKGRIIRIVGPVVDVKFDYDVPAIYTALVVDDDTPGGRAHAVLEVESQLPDGVVRTVAMSSTDGLQRGLRVRDTGRPMMMPVGPSTLGRVWNVMGEPVDGGKVPDDVQHYPIHHPAPAFEDLTTTTEIFETGIKAIDLLEPYVRGGKTGLFGGAGVGKTVLIQELINNLAQEHGGTSVFTGVGERTREGTDLYLEMTESGVINKTCLVYGQMNEPPGARLRVGLAGLTTAEFFRDQGQDVLLFIDNIFRFSQAGSEVSALLGRMPSAVGYQPTLATEMGDLQERITSTKEGSITSVQAVYVPADDLTDPAPATTFTHLDAQTVLSRSITELGIYPAVDPLASSSSALDPLVVGEEHYRVAMAVQQTLQEYSDLQDIISILGMDELSEDQQLVVARARKIQQFLSQSFHVAEKFTGNPGVYCSVEETVRSFAAIIDGKCDDIPEQAFRYAGTIEDVRERARRMASDDSGEK from the coding sequence ATGGAAGAACAGCGCACCGCACTCGAGGAGGCGGCCTACAACCACCTCAACCACAGCGTGGGCAAGGGCAGGATCATCCGCATCGTGGGGCCCGTCGTCGACGTCAAGTTCGACTACGATGTGCCCGCCATCTATACGGCGCTCGTTGTCGACGACGACACGCCCGGCGGAAGGGCTCATGCCGTGCTCGAGGTCGAGTCGCAGCTTCCTGATGGCGTCGTGCGCACGGTCGCCATGTCATCCACGGACGGCCTGCAGCGGGGCCTCAGGGTGCGCGATACCGGCCGCCCCATGATGATGCCCGTCGGCCCCTCCACGCTCGGCCGCGTGTGGAACGTCATGGGCGAGCCCGTGGACGGGGGGAAGGTGCCGGACGACGTGCAGCACTATCCCATCCATCATCCCGCACCGGCATTCGAGGACCTCACCACCACGACCGAGATCTTCGAGACCGGCATCAAGGCCATCGACCTGCTTGAGCCCTACGTTCGCGGGGGCAAGACGGGCCTCTTCGGGGGTGCCGGCGTCGGTAAGACGGTGCTCATCCAGGAGCTCATCAACAACCTCGCCCAAGAGCATGGCGGCACCTCGGTGTTCACCGGCGTCGGCGAGCGTACGCGTGAGGGCACTGACCTCTACCTCGAGATGACCGAGTCCGGGGTCATCAACAAGACCTGTCTGGTCTACGGCCAGATGAACGAGCCGCCCGGGGCACGTCTGCGCGTGGGCCTCGCGGGCCTCACCACGGCCGAGTTCTTCCGCGACCAGGGGCAGGACGTGCTGCTCTTCATCGACAACATCTTCCGCTTCTCCCAGGCGGGCTCCGAGGTCTCCGCCCTCTTGGGCCGCATGCCCTCTGCCGTGGGCTACCAGCCGACGCTGGCCACCGAGATGGGAGACCTCCAGGAGCGCATCACCTCCACCAAGGAGGGGTCGATCACCTCGGTGCAGGCCGTCTACGTCCCCGCCGACGACCTCACCGACCCCGCTCCCGCCACCACCTTCACACACCTCGACGCGCAGACGGTGCTGTCCCGCTCGATTACCGAGCTGGGCATCTATCCCGCGGTCGATCCACTGGCAAGCTCTAGCTCCGCCCTCGACCCCTTGGTCGTCGGCGAGGAGCACTACCGCGTGGCCATGGCCGTGCAGCAGACGCTCCAGGAGTACTCCGACCTTCAGGACATCATCTCCATCCTGGGCATGGACGAGCTCTCCGAGGATCAGCAGCTCGTTGTCGCTCGCGCCCGCAAGATCCAGCAGTTCCTCTCGCAGTCGTTCCACGTGGCCGAGAAGTTCACGGGCAACCCCGGCGTGTACTGCTCCGTCGAGGAGACCGTCCGCTCCTTTGCCGCCATCATCGACGGCAAGTGCGATGACATCCCCGAACAGGCCTTCCGCTATGCCGGCACCATCGAGGACGTGCGCGAGCGCGCCCGCAGGATGGCCTCGGACGACAGCGGCGAGAAGTAG